One region of Pseudomonas alvandae genomic DNA includes:
- a CDS encoding DUF3606 domain-containing protein: MADDLSNRGPRDRSRINTSEEWELRYWTKEFGVTEEELKAAVKAVGAGAEDVRRQLKK, encoded by the coding sequence ATGGCTGACGACTTGAGCAACCGCGGACCGCGAGACCGGAGCCGCATCAACACTTCCGAAGAGTGGGAACTGAGATACTGGACAAAAGAGTTCGGCGTAACCGAAGAGGAACTCAAGGCAGCGGTCAAGGCCGTTGGGGCAGGAGCCGAAGATGTTCGCAGGCAACTGAAAAAATAA
- a CDS encoding PACE efflux transporter, translating into MQGAARKILQAILYEAGGVLFVAPSLALVYGQGMAYSTLLSLVISAVALAWNMLFNGLFEWWERRQRSRHRNWQRRLLHSLGFEGGLTLILTPVIGAWLGISLWLALVTNLGLFVFFFFYSLVFQWIFDRVFDVPLSAQARSD; encoded by the coding sequence ATGCAAGGCGCAGCTCGCAAAATTCTTCAGGCCATACTCTATGAGGCCGGTGGTGTGCTTTTTGTCGCGCCATCCCTTGCGCTCGTCTATGGGCAGGGCATGGCCTATTCGACCCTGCTGTCGCTGGTGATTTCTGCCGTTGCGCTGGCCTGGAACATGCTTTTCAACGGCCTGTTCGAATGGTGGGAGCGGCGTCAGCGCAGCCGCCATCGCAATTGGCAACGTCGACTGCTTCATTCCCTTGGATTCGAGGGCGGCTTGACGCTGATCCTGACGCCGGTGATTGGAGCCTGGTTGGGTATCAGCCTGTGGTTGGCGCTGGTGACGAACCTGGGCTTGTTTGTATTTTTCTTTTTTTACTCGCTGGTTTTTCAGTGGATATTCGATCGAGTGTTCGATGTTCCGCTTTCGGCGCAGGCGCGTTCTGATTGA
- a CDS encoding LysR substrate-binding domain-containing protein, translating to MFAKLPLTALRGFESAARLGSFKAAAQELNVSPAAISHQVKSLEAFLGVRLFERSSQNVRLSADGERLQPYLHRALLDIQHGLQMLVPSCTAQSLVVSTTPAFASLWLIPRLGDFHRLHPEIDVRLHSSNDVVDLQRDASIDLAIRALFAPDPHLFEQPLLDEYFGAYCQPGWQPPTAGSPVELIDVPWLSSANVAVDWAAWCAKAGTLGWLENARFRRYDEEQHALQAAVAGHGLVLASNVLVADAVARGELIDYRPEVRLAGARYTVVCVPGRERQVEVRAFSEWVLGRNVG from the coding sequence ATGTTCGCCAAACTGCCCCTTACCGCGTTGCGCGGCTTCGAATCCGCCGCACGGCTGGGTAGCTTCAAGGCGGCGGCCCAGGAACTGAATGTCAGCCCGGCGGCGATCTCCCATCAGGTCAAAAGCCTCGAAGCGTTTCTCGGCGTGCGACTGTTCGAACGCTCCAGCCAAAACGTGCGCCTGAGCGCTGACGGCGAGCGCCTCCAGCCGTACCTGCACCGCGCCCTGCTCGATATCCAACACGGCCTGCAAATGCTGGTGCCGTCGTGTACCGCACAGTCCTTGGTGGTGAGCACAACGCCGGCGTTCGCCAGCCTGTGGCTGATACCTCGGCTCGGAGACTTTCATCGGTTGCATCCGGAGATTGATGTCAGGCTGCACAGCAGCAACGACGTGGTCGACCTACAACGTGACGCCAGCATCGACCTGGCGATCCGGGCCCTCTTCGCGCCAGATCCTCACCTGTTCGAGCAACCTCTACTGGATGAATACTTTGGTGCTTATTGCCAACCCGGTTGGCAACCGCCCACAGCGGGCTCGCCCGTCGAACTCATCGACGTGCCATGGCTGAGCAGCGCAAATGTCGCGGTCGATTGGGCTGCATGGTGCGCCAAGGCCGGCACCCTGGGCTGGCTGGAGAACGCGCGCTTTCGACGTTATGACGAGGAACAGCATGCCTTGCAGGCGGCGGTCGCGGGGCACGGGCTGGTGCTTGCCAGCAATGTGCTGGTTGCCGACGCGGTTGCGCGTGGGGAGTTGATTGATTACCGGCCTGAGGTTCGTTTGGCGGGGGCGCGGTATACGGTGGTGTGCGTGCCGGGGCGGGAGCGGCAGGTGGAGGTGCGGGCTTTTAGTGAGTGGGTGTTGGGGCGGAATGTTGGTTGA
- a CDS encoding type II toxin-antitoxin system HicB family antitoxin has protein sequence MNSMTYKGYTARVEFDERDDIFVGRVLGVRDIISFHADSVAELRAEFAAAIEDYLADCAEQGISPEKPASGKVMLRIRPEVHAAATIAAQAAGKSLNQWADEVFERAAHA, from the coding sequence ATGAACAGCATGACTTATAAGGGTTACACAGCCCGAGTTGAATTTGATGAGCGCGACGACATCTTTGTCGGCCGGGTCCTGGGCGTCCGTGACATCATCAGCTTCCATGCCGACTCAGTGGCGGAGCTACGAGCGGAATTTGCTGCCGCGATTGAGGATTATTTGGCGGACTGTGCCGAGCAAGGTATCAGCCCAGAGAAGCCCGCTTCGGGGAAGGTAATGCTGCGCATCCGCCCGGAAGTGCACGCCGCGGCTACCATTGCAGCCCAAGCCGCTGGCAAAAGCCTGAACCAGTGGGCGGACGAAGTGTTTGAACGAGCAGCACACGCTTGA
- a CDS encoding TetR/AcrR family transcriptional regulator has product MEKLTRNHWIAAGFEALDQVGHIGISAESLSRRLNVTRGSFYHHFHNREDFVRTLLTAWEEDYTERMLAYAGEGRSAGDTLKRYLSIAAEKQPGREISIRAWSLHDPLVGEFQQRVDTTRLDFAIRTGRRLAHLPGEAEVIGHVAHLCLIGGQQSGLRRDAARFNSFVHRAFSLFEGVFHSSRT; this is encoded by the coding sequence ATGGAAAAACTAACGCGTAACCATTGGATCGCGGCTGGTTTTGAGGCCCTCGACCAGGTAGGGCATATTGGCATTTCAGCCGAAAGTCTATCGCGCCGATTGAATGTGACGCGCGGATCGTTCTATCACCATTTCCATAATCGCGAAGATTTTGTTCGCACTTTGCTAACCGCCTGGGAAGAAGACTACACGGAGCGCATGCTCGCTTATGCGGGGGAGGGGCGTAGCGCGGGCGATACCTTGAAACGCTACTTGAGCATTGCCGCTGAGAAACAACCTGGCCGGGAAATTTCCATCCGCGCCTGGTCGCTGCACGATCCGTTGGTAGGCGAGTTCCAGCAGCGAGTTGACACAACACGACTCGACTTCGCGATACGAACGGGTCGCCGCTTGGCTCATCTGCCAGGCGAAGCAGAAGTGATTGGTCATGTGGCCCACCTGTGCCTGATTGGCGGACAACAATCAGGGTTGCGGCGTGATGCCGCTCGCTTCAACAGTTTCGTGCATCGAGCCTTTTCGCTTTTCGAAGGGGTCTTCCACTCGTCGCGGACATAG